A window from Herbaspirillum sp. meg3 encodes these proteins:
- a CDS encoding GlxA family transcriptional regulator: MKLSVLVLDGVFDTGLTVLLDTFSTANELAATQTSAPPPFEVKLVGVRKRIRTAQGFSIEVESADTVHRSDWVIVPALNAKQPELLTEALARRDVRKAITRLQTWHGEGIGMAAACVGTFLLAEAGVLNHGEATTTWSLAPFFRQRYPAVKLDDSHMIVTSHGVVTAGAAMGHLDLALWLLKQTSPELATLVARFMLIDTRASQAHYIIPDYLAHADPLIERFERWARDNLPKGFSLKGASEALSVGTRTLQRRTEAVLGKSPLTFFQDLRIERAQQLVSVGVGIEKIASEVGYADTATLRTLLRRRLGRGVRELRAEIR; encoded by the coding sequence ATGAAACTATCTGTTCTCGTACTTGATGGCGTGTTTGATACGGGTCTCACCGTTTTGCTGGATACATTTTCGACGGCGAACGAACTGGCTGCGACCCAAACTTCTGCCCCACCTCCTTTTGAAGTCAAACTTGTTGGTGTACGCAAGCGCATCCGCACCGCGCAGGGATTCTCTATTGAGGTCGAATCAGCCGATACAGTGCATCGATCTGATTGGGTGATCGTGCCGGCGCTGAATGCCAAACAACCGGAACTGTTGACAGAAGCGCTGGCGAGACGTGACGTGCGCAAGGCGATTACGCGTCTACAGACCTGGCACGGGGAAGGCATCGGTATGGCGGCGGCATGCGTTGGGACGTTCTTACTTGCCGAGGCCGGTGTTCTCAATCATGGCGAAGCAACGACCACCTGGTCCCTGGCACCTTTTTTCCGTCAACGCTATCCGGCCGTCAAGCTGGACGATTCCCACATGATTGTCACGTCGCACGGGGTAGTGACAGCCGGTGCTGCCATGGGCCATCTCGACCTTGCACTTTGGCTACTGAAGCAAACCAGTCCGGAGCTGGCGACGCTGGTTGCACGATTCATGTTGATCGATACGCGTGCATCGCAAGCGCACTACATCATCCCGGACTATCTCGCGCATGCAGATCCGTTGATTGAACGATTCGAACGCTGGGCTCGCGATAATCTTCCAAAGGGATTCTCTTTAAAGGGTGCGTCGGAGGCATTGTCAGTTGGCACACGAACGCTGCAGCGTCGCACCGAGGCAGTGCTTGGCAAATCTCCACTGACCTTTTTTCAAGACCTGCGAATCGAACGCGCACAACAGCTGGTCTCCGTCGGCGTCGGCATAGAGAAAATTGCGAGCGAGGTAGGCTATGCGGACACTGCGACACTTCGAACCTTGCTACGTCGCAGGCTAGGTCGTGGAGTGCGCGAACTTCGCGCTGAAATTCGTTGA
- a CDS encoding MAPEG family protein, producing the protein MKLTSELYYLTLISLMTAVMWMPYTVARILTRGLRLSLANPDPSHPPDPAWAQRAQRAHANAIENLAVFAPLVLIAAAMGISTPSTVFAAKLYLFARLVHYCVYAAGIPAARTLAFVTGSGATLVFAFVILGFIA; encoded by the coding sequence ATGAAACTTACCTCCGAACTCTACTATCTGACATTAATATCTCTCATGACGGCCGTGATGTGGATGCCTTATACGGTCGCAAGAATCCTGACCAGAGGCCTGCGTCTGTCATTGGCCAATCCCGATCCATCGCATCCGCCGGATCCCGCCTGGGCGCAACGGGCACAGCGCGCACACGCCAACGCAATCGAGAATCTTGCCGTCTTCGCGCCCTTGGTGTTGATCGCAGCGGCTATGGGGATAAGTACGCCATCGACCGTTTTCGCGGCCAAACTCTATTTGTTCGCAAGGTTGGTGCACTACTGTGTCTATGCCGCGGGAATTCCTGCTGCCAGAACCTTGGCCTTTGTCACTGGATCAGGCGCAACATTGGTGTTTGCGTTTGTCATTCTGGGATTCATTGCGTAG
- a CDS encoding helix-turn-helix transcriptional regulator encodes MTNHNMNTDTTMVALIAIAHKSRLAIFQVLVAAGTSGLSAGDISDQLKIAPSSLSFHLKEMSRACLISPRREGTSIYYSAVSETMGQVIDFLVKNCLLGLKEFPAW; translated from the coding sequence ATGACGAACCACAATATGAATACGGACACCACGATGGTGGCTTTGATCGCGATTGCGCATAAATCGCGGCTTGCCATTTTTCAGGTGCTAGTAGCAGCAGGGACAAGCGGACTTTCCGCTGGTGATATCTCCGATCAGTTGAAGATTGCGCCGTCCAGCCTTTCATTTCATCTTAAAGAAATGTCACGGGCATGCCTGATCTCTCCTCGTCGGGAGGGAACCTCTATTTATTATTCGGCAGTGTCTGAAACGATGGGTCAAGTGATCGATTTTCTGGTTAAAAACTGTCTACTGGGATTGAAAGAGTTTCCAGCCTGGTAG
- a CDS encoding SDR family NAD(P)-dependent oxidoreductase, with translation MSKPLENKLALVTGSSRGIGAATAIRLAADGASVIVNYAASPDRAKAVVDEIKKVGGRAEAVGADLSSPEGVKTLNAAIDKVFGGEFGGRIDILVNNAGVVEFGPFLESSDESYDKHFNLNVRSPIELTKLIAKRMVKASSGRIVNISSAFGEAAPLAGVTMYIATKFALHGFTRGLSRELGSTGVTVNGVQPGPINTELSPEDAPGADVMKKLTSVGRFGKPEEIAAAIAFLVRPDSSFINGENLTVDGGWNA, from the coding sequence ATGTCTAAACCACTCGAAAACAAACTTGCACTGGTAACAGGATCCTCTCGCGGTATTGGTGCGGCGACAGCCATTCGTCTGGCTGCCGATGGCGCTTCCGTCATCGTGAACTATGCGGCCAGCCCTGATCGCGCCAAAGCCGTCGTCGATGAAATCAAAAAGGTCGGCGGCCGGGCCGAAGCTGTCGGCGCTGACCTGAGCTCGCCTGAAGGTGTCAAAACGCTCAACGCAGCGATCGACAAAGTCTTTGGTGGCGAATTCGGTGGTCGTATCGATATCCTGGTCAACAATGCGGGTGTGGTGGAGTTTGGCCCGTTTCTGGAATCGTCTGACGAATCCTACGATAAGCATTTCAACCTGAATGTACGCTCCCCGATCGAACTGACCAAACTGATTGCCAAGCGCATGGTGAAAGCCAGTTCGGGTCGCATCGTCAACATTAGTTCTGCATTTGGCGAGGCCGCACCTTTGGCCGGCGTAACCATGTACATCGCAACGAAATTTGCGCTGCACGGCTTCACTCGAGGTCTGTCACGTGAACTCGGCAGTACAGGCGTTACGGTCAATGGCGTGCAGCCAGGCCCCATCAACACGGAACTAAGCCCTGAAGATGCACCTGGTGCTGATGTGATGAAGAAGCTGACCAGCGTTGGACGTTTTGGCAAACCAGAAGAAATTGCAGCAGCCATTGCCTTCCTGGTTCGCCCTGATTCTTCGTTTATCAACGGTGAAAATCTGACCGTCGACGGCGGCTGGAACGCGTAA
- a CDS encoding LysR family transcriptional regulator, translating to MGRLVAMEVFVRVIETGTFSGAARQLRIGQPAVSKIIAQLEERLGVHLLLRSNRGLTPTLAGQNFYERAKRVVEDANEAELVARGTGTALSGRLRVCATVSFARLHIIPHLPAFLAQHPELDIEVVMDDRAVDLVEEGIDIALRMGPLSDSTLTARKIGQCKRLVLGTPAYFSRAGIPLTPADLVTHQAIVLVQPALTSVWNFKQGTTETSVTAQGRVRVTAGEGVRAAVLADIGLSVTSEWLFAAELKEGVVVPVLQDWELVPLDLWSIFPTGRRATAKARVFAAFVEELVSNGKIITTQFAG from the coding sequence ATGGGACGACTTGTTGCCATGGAAGTATTTGTACGGGTGATAGAAACCGGCACTTTTTCTGGTGCGGCCCGTCAGTTGCGTATTGGTCAGCCTGCGGTTTCAAAAATCATCGCGCAACTGGAAGAGCGACTCGGCGTGCATTTGCTTTTGCGTTCGAATCGGGGACTGACGCCGACATTGGCCGGACAGAATTTTTATGAGCGGGCCAAGCGCGTCGTGGAAGATGCCAACGAGGCTGAACTGGTTGCGCGTGGCACAGGTACTGCGCTCTCTGGCCGGTTGAGAGTGTGTGCAACCGTATCGTTTGCGAGGCTGCATATCATCCCGCATTTGCCTGCTTTTCTCGCGCAGCATCCGGAGTTGGACATCGAAGTGGTCATGGATGACCGTGCCGTCGACCTGGTCGAGGAAGGCATCGACATCGCGCTGCGGATGGGGCCACTCAGTGACTCCACATTGACTGCGCGCAAGATCGGTCAGTGCAAACGATTGGTACTCGGCACCCCGGCGTATTTCAGCCGGGCGGGAATTCCACTGACGCCTGCCGATCTTGTCACGCATCAGGCCATTGTGTTGGTGCAACCGGCGTTGACATCGGTATGGAACTTCAAACAGGGAACAACCGAAACATCCGTCACGGCGCAAGGCCGTGTAAGAGTCACTGCAGGAGAAGGTGTTCGTGCTGCCGTGCTGGCAGACATCGGATTGTCCGTGACTTCAGAATGGCTATTTGCGGCGGAGTTAAAAGAGGGCGTCGTTGTGCCTGTTCTTCAAGACTGGGAATTGGTGCCATTGGATCTCTGGTCGATTTTTCCTACCGGAAGACGTGCAACCGCAAAGGCCAGAGTCTTTGCTGCCTTTGTTGAAGAGCTGGTTTCGAACGGGAAAATTATCACCACCCAATTTGCAGGATAA
- a CDS encoding glutathione S-transferase family protein: MLEVYAFATPNSVRIPIALEELGLPYELKSVNVRKGEQKTEVFLALNPNSKVPVLVDSEGPDGRTFVLTESGAILIYLAEKSGKLLPAHGAGRYRVFEQILFHGTGIGPSFGQAGYFQRQAPEAVPFAIARFRNEAARTMGVLDGVLGSSSYVAGDEYTIADIAHFGWMWRREFANVEFTDTPNIARWYEQMMARPAVIRAIERVTALAE; the protein is encoded by the coding sequence ATGCTGGAAGTTTATGCATTTGCAACACCCAACAGTGTGCGCATCCCCATCGCCCTTGAAGAGCTGGGTCTGCCCTATGAACTGAAATCTGTGAACGTCCGAAAGGGCGAACAAAAAACAGAGGTATTTCTCGCACTGAATCCAAATTCAAAGGTGCCGGTACTTGTGGACTCCGAAGGTCCGGATGGAAGAACATTCGTTCTGACAGAATCTGGCGCAATCCTGATTTATCTTGCGGAAAAAAGCGGCAAGCTTTTACCTGCGCATGGTGCAGGACGTTATCGCGTGTTTGAGCAGATTCTCTTTCACGGTACCGGCATTGGTCCCTCCTTTGGGCAAGCGGGATACTTTCAGCGCCAGGCTCCCGAAGCGGTTCCTTTTGCGATTGCGCGTTTTCGCAACGAGGCGGCACGCACGATGGGCGTGTTGGATGGCGTTCTGGGAAGCTCTTCGTATGTTGCCGGAGACGAATACACAATTGCGGATATCGCCCATTTTGGCTGGATGTGGCGTCGCGAATTCGCAAATGTGGAGTTCACAGATACGCCCAATATCGCACGTTGGTATGAGCAAATGATGGCGAGACCGGCCGTGATCCGAGCAATCGAACGTGTGACTGCCCTCGCAGAATGA